From the Fibrobacter sp. UWB11 genome, one window contains:
- a CDS encoding TolC family protein, protein MLIESAKTDPRYQAAEKRAEATSKERNLKLWDKVELRYQLDGFSFAKHDFELRVTPQAFGERAADKAHYEAVKNYQQATFAVERSILLYDRYERGVRYVLRQKINEINKQLLQVIQDRIEVLHLKSGSASFNAEDLMTSLEKSASLKANLLSDSTALRDAELKMMIWAPDFDNVALDPSFLPTMEELAEFLKNGVTVDENFPLVALAKGKRDSDISKAQQDASKDRNYISHIGIGYSLQVESLMEKYKDLDYSDVSKAKYNKYAKEWDEKACTGGYMDGVCVRYDNSYTLRKLVAETDDRKTADKFFVNLAFRLPFFDSNKDATLREQVEKLDAESKYLDEVREVNQKVARLTEEVLTLIDQWKVLKEYAEQVNASGFMEQFAHKAGSDPLLLLRARESALESDLKAAKLEYDIFARYLALLDYSGGLARQDVTNHLREGIR, encoded by the coding sequence ATGCTTATCGAATCCGCAAAAACGGACCCGAGATACCAGGCCGCGGAAAAACGCGCCGAAGCAACATCGAAAGAACGCAACCTCAAGCTTTGGGACAAGGTGGAACTCCGTTACCAGCTGGATGGTTTTAGCTTTGCCAAGCATGACTTTGAACTCCGCGTGACTCCGCAGGCTTTTGGCGAACGCGCTGCCGACAAGGCTCACTATGAGGCCGTTAAGAATTACCAGCAGGCTACTTTTGCCGTTGAACGTTCGATCCTCCTTTACGACCGCTACGAACGCGGTGTGCGCTATGTGCTTCGCCAGAAGATTAACGAAATCAACAAGCAACTTTTGCAGGTTATTCAGGACCGTATCGAAGTGCTCCACCTCAAGTCCGGCTCTGCTTCGTTCAATGCCGAAGACTTGATGACTTCACTTGAAAAGAGCGCCTCGCTCAAGGCGAACTTGCTTTCGGACAGCACGGCGCTCCGCGATGCCGAACTCAAGATGATGATTTGGGCTCCGGACTTTGATAACGTCGCCTTGGATCCGTCGTTCCTCCCGACGATGGAAGAACTTGCCGAATTCCTTAAAAACGGCGTGACTGTTGACGAAAACTTCCCGCTTGTGGCACTCGCCAAGGGCAAGCGCGATTCCGACATTTCTAAGGCGCAACAGGATGCAAGCAAGGACCGCAACTACATTTCTCATATAGGCATAGGTTACTCGCTCCAGGTAGAATCCTTGATGGAAAAGTACAAGGATTTGGATTACAGCGATGTGAGCAAAGCCAAGTATAATAAGTATGCCAAAGAATGGGATGAAAAGGCTTGTACTGGTGGCTATATGGATGGCGTTTGTGTCCGCTATGATAATTCTTATACACTCCGCAAACTTGTTGCCGAAACGGATGACCGCAAGACTGCAGACAAGTTCTTTGTGAACCTCGCGTTCCGCTTGCCGTTCTTCGATAGTAACAAGGACGCCACCCTCCGCGAACAGGTCGAAAAGCTCGATGCCGAAAGCAAGTACTTGGACGAAGTCCGCGAAGTGAACCAGAAGGTCGCTCGCCTCACCGAAGAAGTGCTTACGCTTATCGATCAGTGGAAGGTCTTGAAGGAATATGCCGAACAAGTGAATGCAAGCGGCTTTATGGAACAGTTTGCTCACAAAGCCGGCTCCGACCCGCTCCTTCTTCTCCGCGCCCGTGAAAGCGCTCTCGAAAGTGACTTGAAGGCTGCAAAGCTTGAATACGATATTTTTGCCCGTTACTTGGCTTTGCTCGATTACTCCGGTGGTCTTGCTCGTCAAGATGTAACGAACCATCTTCGTGAAGGAATCAGGTAG
- a CDS encoding lamin tail domain-containing protein has product MNTKKLLAVGTCVSVLGMFSACSDDASPVTPPESYTSSSSAVQPNSSGDVLTSSSDIVVSSSSANNPVPVLSSSSGEGVVDSSITNMGVSEIMYNAAGGSALEWIEVYIKKGPDITDMQLSNLRLDGAVSFNFPTGSLKAGEYVIVTNDVALFNQTYPSLPAGCKVYGPWDNDPKTGAVAKLVNEGDVVDVKLKGEGDVSAAFSNNPPWPSLANGNGRTLVYRGSGNEADPTSWGASVAVNGNPCVGNDQVLDASTVRLNEIKPYDINAAANKDGWVELYNSGAAPVDVAGWELVSKRKNDGKGKTWTIGGTNTVVPANGYLLLEATAAVFGEGLYLSDNGDEIYLYEVVGGARTGLESSLLLSAGKQSSGVVQVAGTVAQGAMATETPGAANSALKAGPIFISEIHYHEDENNPNDLEFLELVNKGTEAVTLVESVNNTPHGWKVEGVNLEFAATDVIPAGGKMVLFNDSLKGKDALLRARYTIPESVPICYYAGKLSNRGETVAVKKPYSFVENGGVKQWYYEISDATLYSDRWAGMTDTDGKGKSLNRKEFTTAGYGYTAWEAKAPTPGN; this is encoded by the coding sequence ATGAATACTAAAAAATTGCTTGCTGTTGGCACCTGTGTTTCTGTGCTCGGCATGTTCTCTGCCTGCTCCGATGACGCTAGTCCCGTAACACCGCCAGAAAGTTATACTTCGAGCAGCTCTGCTGTACAGCCGAATAGCAGTGGTGATGTTTTGACATCTTCTTCGGATATTGTTGTATCTTCGTCTTCCGCTAACAATCCTGTTCCGGTGTTGTCTAGCTCCAGTGGCGAAGGCGTCGTCGATAGTTCGATTACGAACATGGGTGTTTCCGAAATCATGTACAACGCTGCGGGTGGTTCTGCGCTCGAATGGATTGAAGTTTATATCAAGAAAGGCCCGGATATTACGGACATGCAGCTCAGCAATCTCCGCTTAGATGGTGCCGTTTCTTTCAATTTCCCGACCGGTTCCTTGAAAGCGGGCGAATATGTCATCGTCACGAACGATGTTGCCTTGTTCAATCAGACTTATCCGAGTCTTCCGGCCGGCTGTAAAGTTTATGGCCCGTGGGATAATGATCCCAAGACTGGAGCTGTCGCAAAGCTTGTGAACGAAGGCGATGTTGTCGATGTCAAGCTTAAGGGCGAAGGTGACGTCAGTGCCGCATTCAGCAACAATCCTCCTTGGCCGAGCCTTGCCAATGGCAATGGGCGTACTCTAGTTTATAGGGGCTCCGGTAACGAAGCTGACCCGACTTCTTGGGGCGCAAGTGTTGCTGTCAATGGTAATCCGTGCGTAGGTAACGATCAGGTTCTTGATGCCTCTACGGTCCGCTTGAACGAAATCAAGCCGTATGACATTAATGCTGCCGCTAATAAGGATGGCTGGGTGGAACTTTACAATTCTGGTGCCGCTCCTGTTGATGTTGCCGGCTGGGAACTTGTATCCAAGCGTAAAAACGATGGCAAGGGCAAAACTTGGACAATTGGTGGTACGAATACTGTAGTTCCGGCCAATGGTTATTTGCTCCTTGAAGCAACTGCTGCCGTATTTGGCGAAGGTCTCTATTTGAGCGATAACGGCGATGAAATTTATCTGTACGAAGTCGTTGGTGGCGCTCGTACGGGTCTGGAATCGAGCTTGCTGCTTTCTGCGGGTAAGCAGTCCAGTGGCGTTGTCCAGGTTGCAGGTACTGTAGCTCAGGGCGCTATGGCAACGGAAACTCCGGGTGCTGCAAACTCCGCTCTCAAGGCCGGTCCTATTTTCATCAGCGAAATTCACTATCACGAAGATGAAAACAATCCGAATGATCTTGAATTCCTCGAACTTGTAAATAAAGGAACTGAAGCTGTTACTTTGGTCGAAAGCGTGAATAACACTCCGCACGGCTGGAAGGTTGAAGGTGTAAACCTTGAATTTGCTGCTACCGATGTTATTCCTGCAGGTGGAAAGATGGTTCTATTTAACGACTCCTTGAAGGGAAAGGATGCTTTGCTCCGCGCTCGTTATACGATTCCTGAATCCGTTCCTATATGTTACTATGCCGGTAAGCTTTCGAACCGTGGTGAAACTGTCGCCGTCAAGAAGCCGTATTCGTTTGTGGAAAATGGCGGTGTCAAACAGTGGTATTATGAAATTTCTGACGCAACGCTCTACAGTGACCGTTGGGCTGGAATGACAGATACTGATGGTAAGGGCAAGAGTCTCAACCGTAAGGAATTTACTACGGCGGGCTACGGCTACACCGCTTGGGAAGCTAAAGCACCGACTCCGGGTAACTAG
- a CDS encoding glycoside hydrolase family 5 protein translates to MVQSKFFGIACGVAMLAGAVSAATLPTAKDVQAKMGLGFNIGNSMEVPNNPTLWGNPYPTQALLDSVKAAGFNTVRIPCAWDSHTSGGKVTETWLDSVKTVVDYAMRAGLYTILNIHHEGEGGWFQSNIGTSVNSNIDNKMKTYWTQIANKFKDYNERLLFAGANEPGPNVNTWTSQHVSTLMHYYQTFIDAVRATGGNNATRTLIIQGLNTDIDKSVKSAPVSTFPKDKVEGRLMFEVHYYDPYQYTLMTSPQDWGASEPIQPQYYYGDYTKAGEPKRNAGYNAWAGSVDSKLGSIVHPQEQFAKMKTNYVDKGYPVIVGEFGANVRSPELNGSDLNLHKQGRVQWHKDVVSAAKQYGLTPILWDMGNESNSGYDNMAYLRRQSSPVGKVLETDVINAMRGVYGLGNYVNNGVTHVEDFINGGNDAPASSSSVAVSSSSEITQSSSSATIALPTVLAGAQVKFHRNGNTLYGSGKIMLFDMNGNLVRSVGAAASSKTEMQLQGLRQGNYIAKCQGKVMQVQIR, encoded by the coding sequence ATGGTTCAATCAAAATTTTTTGGAATTGCCTGTGGCGTAGCGATGCTTGCAGGCGCCGTTTCTGCAGCGACTCTTCCGACCGCAAAGGATGTTCAGGCCAAGATGGGCTTGGGCTTCAATATCGGCAACTCGATGGAAGTGCCGAACAACCCGACTTTGTGGGGCAACCCTTACCCGACTCAGGCTTTGCTTGACTCCGTGAAGGCGGCAGGCTTCAATACGGTGCGTATTCCTTGCGCTTGGGACAGTCACACTAGCGGTGGCAAGGTCACCGAAACTTGGCTTGATTCTGTGAAGACGGTCGTTGATTACGCCATGCGCGCAGGTCTTTACACAATCCTCAACATCCACCACGAAGGTGAAGGTGGCTGGTTCCAGAGCAACATCGGCACGAGCGTCAATAGCAACATCGACAACAAGATGAAGACTTACTGGACGCAGATTGCGAACAAGTTTAAGGACTACAACGAACGTTTGCTTTTTGCCGGCGCAAACGAACCCGGTCCGAATGTGAATACGTGGACATCGCAGCACGTGTCTACGCTTATGCACTACTACCAGACGTTCATTGATGCTGTCCGCGCTACGGGCGGCAACAATGCAACGCGTACCTTGATTATCCAAGGCCTCAATACGGACATTGACAAGTCGGTCAAAAGTGCTCCGGTAAGCACCTTCCCGAAGGACAAGGTTGAAGGTCGCCTGATGTTCGAAGTGCACTACTACGACCCATATCAGTACACACTCATGACGAGCCCGCAGGACTGGGGTGCCAGTGAACCGATTCAGCCGCAGTACTACTACGGCGATTACACCAAGGCTGGCGAACCTAAGCGCAATGCGGGTTACAACGCCTGGGCGGGCTCCGTCGATTCCAAACTTGGGAGCATCGTGCATCCGCAGGAACAGTTCGCCAAGATGAAGACGAATTACGTGGACAAGGGTTACCCGGTCATTGTCGGCGAGTTCGGTGCAAACGTTCGCTCTCCGGAATTGAATGGCTCCGACCTGAATCTCCACAAGCAGGGCCGCGTGCAATGGCACAAGGATGTCGTTTCGGCTGCTAAGCAGTACGGCCTTACCCCGATTCTTTGGGATATGGGCAACGAAAGCAATTCGGGCTACGACAACATGGCTTACCTCCGCCGTCAATCTTCGCCGGTGGGCAAGGTTCTCGAAACGGACGTTATCAATGCTATGCGCGGTGTGTATGGCCTCGGCAATTACGTGAACAATGGCGTCACGCACGTCGAAGACTTTATCAATGGCGGTAACGACGCGCCTGCCTCTAGTTCTAGCGTCGCAGTTTCTAGCTCCAGCGAAATTACGCAGTCTAGTAGCTCGGCGACGATTGCATTGCCGACGGTTCTCGCGGGCGCTCAGGTGAAATTCCATCGCAATGGCAATACGCTTTACGGTTCCGGCAAGATTATGCTGTTCGATATGAACGGAAACCTTGTTCGTAGCGTCGGAGCTGCCGCTTCGTCCAAGACCGAAATGCAGTTGCAGGGCCTCCGCCAAGGCAACTACATTGCAAAATGCCAGGGCAAGGTGATGCAAGTCCAGATTCGCTAA
- a CDS encoding polyphosphate polymerase domain-containing protein: MAEARGFSLLERFELKYHIPVEWADRIGAFLAPYCEEDYYSKITPGGFYWITNLYLDTPTWTFLGWKKKQLLDRFNMRIRTYGEHPAQDGTFHFEVKRKIRNICYKSRATIKGINPGEVWHMKPDEWPCKSSKDRMYLKDFLYKTELHGAHPRLLTQYKRRAWFGLREEYSRVTIDTGMRFREENGFDYTVDPHYMHSTGLPRFFQPGADAVLELKCPAAQMPYWMFDLIRALNLKHGAFSKFGNAAAEWKRVYENPRRFKSPYWTSLAGNF; the protein is encoded by the coding sequence ATGGCTGAAGCCCGCGGATTTAGTCTTCTTGAACGCTTCGAACTGAAGTACCATATCCCCGTCGAATGGGCGGACCGGATTGGTGCGTTCTTGGCGCCGTATTGCGAAGAAGACTATTATTCCAAGATTACTCCGGGTGGATTCTATTGGATTACGAATCTGTATCTGGATACTCCGACGTGGACATTCCTCGGCTGGAAAAAGAAACAGCTCTTGGACCGTTTCAATATGCGTATCCGCACGTACGGCGAGCACCCCGCTCAGGACGGTACGTTCCATTTCGAAGTCAAGCGCAAGATTCGTAACATCTGCTACAAGAGCCGTGCAACGATCAAGGGAATCAATCCCGGTGAAGTTTGGCACATGAAGCCCGATGAATGGCCGTGCAAGAGCAGTAAAGACCGCATGTACCTCAAGGACTTTTTGTACAAGACTGAACTCCATGGGGCTCATCCGCGACTCCTCACGCAGTACAAGCGTCGTGCATGGTTCGGGCTTCGCGAAGAGTATTCCCGCGTGACGATTGACACCGGTATGCGCTTCCGTGAAGAAAACGGTTTTGACTACACTGTGGATCCGCACTACATGCACTCCACGGGGCTCCCGCGATTCTTCCAGCCGGGTGCCGATGCCGTGCTTGAACTCAAGTGCCCGGCCGCCCAGATGCCTTACTGGATGTTTGACCTGATTCGTGCATTGAATTTAAAACACGGTGCATTCTCCAAGTTCGGAAACGCAGCTGCTGAATGGAAACGTGTTTACGAAAATCCGCGACGTTTCAAGAGCCCGTACTGGACTTCTCTCGCGGGAAATTTCTAA
- a CDS encoding DUF4956 domain-containing protein — protein sequence MLDLLAVQSSSTNATIITLAYTLILAFVLSSTIAWTYEKTFLGLSYSRNFVQGIVLSAVVAAMVMQAIGDNVGRGLGMMGALSVVRFRTSFKDPRDIMFIFAALGAGIGCGVYAWGAAVGGTIAFSCVAFLLSRTGLGTKHFFDGMLRFALPNEPKVRGQIEDIMKGNLKTFILITMREVDGGARLDVAYQIRLRATKPAAEILTLLSKVEGISDVQFMMQDATTEM from the coding sequence ATGCTTGACCTTCTTGCTGTCCAGTCCAGCTCAACAAATGCAACGATTATTACGCTTGCATACACCTTGATTTTGGCTTTTGTCTTGTCTTCGACGATTGCCTGGACCTATGAAAAGACGTTCCTTGGACTTTCGTATTCGCGAAATTTTGTGCAGGGCATTGTGCTTAGTGCCGTGGTCGCCGCAATGGTGATGCAGGCTATCGGCGATAACGTTGGTCGTGGTCTTGGCATGATGGGTGCTCTCTCGGTGGTCCGCTTCCGTACGAGCTTTAAGGACCCGCGCGATATCATGTTCATCTTTGCCGCTCTCGGTGCAGGTATCGGTTGCGGTGTTTATGCCTGGGGTGCCGCTGTGGGCGGTACAATCGCTTTCAGCTGTGTCGCGTTCCTCCTTTCCCGCACGGGTCTTGGCACCAAGCACTTCTTTGACGGCATGCTCCGCTTTGCCCTCCCGAACGAACCCAAGGTTCGTGGCCAGATTGAAGATATCATGAAGGGCAATTTAAAGACGTTTATTTTGATTACGATGCGCGAGGTCGATGGCGGTGCCCGCTTGGACGTCGCTTACCAGATTCGCCTCCGTGCCACAAAGCCCGCTGCCGAAATCCTCACGCTCCTATCGAAGGTCGAAGGTATTTCGGATGTCCAGTTCATGATGCAAGACGCAACGACGGAAATGTAA
- a CDS encoding TIGR02147 family protein, whose product MKSIFEYRDYHLYLQDYYDERKRLGSFSWREFCRNAGFSSPNFLKLVCMGQSKLSKIKACQVAKSMGLVDYEEQYFYQLVAFGNAENNESQRAALLEMQRIALEHEVRVVDKEAFQYYESWKYPVIRELAPLMPGATPRDIAEECKEYVSAEEVRDVLNFLVKAGFLKKEDEKVYTQTAQTVIGSKEALPIAIRAMHKEMAIMAARAVDRYSASERFFNGITLGVNQDAYKRIVEEIKACCKKVVAIANECGNFDQVCRINFQFFPVTNKIIGKKHA is encoded by the coding sequence ATGAAGTCTATTTTTGAGTACCGGGATTACCACCTCTACTTGCAGGATTACTACGACGAACGCAAACGTCTAGGTTCGTTCTCATGGCGCGAATTTTGCAGAAATGCCGGGTTTTCTTCGCCGAATTTCTTGAAACTCGTTTGCATGGGACAGAGCAAGCTCAGCAAAATCAAGGCGTGCCAAGTTGCAAAATCCATGGGACTTGTCGACTACGAAGAACAATATTTTTACCAGCTTGTTGCATTTGGAAATGCCGAAAATAACGAATCCCAGCGTGCGGCGCTCCTCGAAATGCAGCGAATTGCCTTAGAGCACGAAGTTCGCGTTGTCGATAAAGAGGCGTTCCAGTATTATGAATCTTGGAAATATCCGGTTATCCGTGAACTTGCACCGCTCATGCCGGGGGCGACCCCTCGCGACATTGCCGAGGAGTGCAAGGAATACGTCTCTGCCGAAGAAGTTCGCGATGTGCTCAATTTTCTCGTGAAGGCCGGCTTCTTGAAAAAGGAAGACGAAAAAGTCTACACGCAGACGGCGCAGACGGTTATCGGTTCCAAGGAAGCGCTCCCTATTGCTATCCGTGCTATGCACAAAGAGATGGCAATTATGGCTGCCCGTGCCGTAGACCGCTATTCAGCAAGTGAACGTTTCTTTAACGGCATTACTCTTGGCGTAAATCAGGACGCTTATAAGAGAATTGTCGAAGAAATTAAGGCTTGTTGCAAAAAAGTAGTTGCAATTGCGAATGAATGTGGTAATTTTGATCAAGTGTGCAGAATAAACTTTCAATTTTTTCCCGTCACCAATAAAATAATTGGGAAGAAACATGCTTAA
- a CDS encoding HlyD family secretion protein, producing the protein MNKLEDLLDNFWNTHKNNAGVAYVYTHKLSIAWVACVVFAVMLGFIYQGKAAMFRGIAESSETIISLPSPTEIVKVYVVPGQEVNVGDTIVVINRPDLTLRITELTRELDALEGRSNLSSAEIDQKVAEVKANLESRRLTLLAEIRNLEAEYESNKAISAKLKSLSNSKSKADGNDAMAMRIKSLKNELAVATRSANEQIALLRGSNKLQKSSGKTEAANIRKELAELRKQQKELTQIAKENWVVGDVNVRDGEKVSSFAPIVTLAHKSPTLIRGYINEQIYENTNLGEAVKVTSLTGKGKAVIGEVVGLSSRIVPFPTRMWKMPEIPVYGREVTIKIPEENKFLLGEMVTITETSKRNLEKQQQKAKK; encoded by the coding sequence ATGAATAAGCTCGAAGATCTTCTCGACAATTTCTGGAATACCCACAAGAACAATGCGGGTGTCGCTTACGTCTATACCCACAAGCTTTCTATTGCCTGGGTGGCATGCGTCGTGTTTGCCGTGATGCTTGGCTTTATCTACCAGGGCAAGGCGGCCATGTTCCGTGGCATTGCCGAATCTAGCGAAACGATTATCAGCCTTCCGTCTCCGACTGAAATTGTAAAGGTCTACGTGGTGCCGGGCCAGGAAGTCAATGTGGGCGATACCATCGTGGTGATCAACCGCCCGGACTTGACTCTCCGCATTACAGAACTTACCCGCGAACTCGACGCTCTCGAAGGCCGCAGCAACTTGAGCTCTGCCGAAATCGACCAGAAGGTGGCCGAAGTCAAGGCTAACCTCGAATCTCGTCGCCTCACACTTTTGGCTGAAATTCGCAACCTTGAAGCGGAATACGAAAGCAACAAGGCTATTTCTGCCAAGCTCAAGAGCCTCTCGAACTCCAAGTCCAAGGCCGATGGCAACGATGCCATGGCTATGCGCATCAAGAGCCTCAAGAACGAACTTGCTGTTGCAACCAGGAGCGCCAACGAACAGATTGCCCTCCTCCGCGGTAGCAACAAACTCCAGAAGTCTAGCGGCAAGACCGAAGCTGCAAACATCCGCAAGGAACTCGCCGAACTTCGCAAACAGCAGAAGGAACTCACTCAGATTGCCAAGGAAAACTGGGTTGTCGGTGATGTGAACGTGCGCGATGGCGAAAAGGTCTCTAGCTTTGCCCCGATTGTGACGCTTGCCCACAAGTCCCCAACGCTTATCCGTGGCTACATCAACGAACAGATTTACGAAAACACGAACCTCGGCGAAGCCGTGAAGGTGACTTCCCTTACCGGTAAGGGCAAGGCCGTGATTGGCGAAGTGGTCGGTCTTTCGAGCCGCATCGTGCCGTTCCCGACCCGCATGTGGAAGATGCCGGAAATCCCGGTTTATGGCCGCGAAGTGACCATCAAGATTCCTGAAGAAAATAAGTTCTTGCTTGGCGAAATGGTGACCATCACCGAAACGAGCAAACGCAACTTGGAAAAGCAGCAACAGAAGGCTAAGAAGTAA
- a CDS encoding beta-L-arabinofuranosidase domain-containing protein, with the protein MNFGWFGKRVRTALALTGLACGLGFSQDLLYPDMFALSDVQLLDGVLKERQDLNVETLLSYDVDRLLAPFYEEAGMRPKASKFPNWAGLDGHVLGHYLSALAMHYADNDDVQVKERLEYILKELKTIQDQNSKDNNFKGYISGVPNGKKMWLSMKSGNAGAQNGYWVPWYNIHKLYAGLRDAYVYAGYEQAKTMFLALCDWGITITNGLNDSKMQQMLGTEHGGMPEVYADAYYLTKNEKYLNAAKKWSHQWLLNPMSQGNDNLTNVHANTQVPKVVGFARIAELSGDEKYKKGSDFFWQTVVNKRSIAIGGNSISEHFPALNNHKKFIEEREGPESCNTYNMLKLTERLFNIKHDAHYTDFYERALFNHILSTIHPTHGGYVYFTPARPRHYRVYSKVNAGMWCCVGSGMENPAKYNQFIYTKDGNSLYVNLFAASVLNWKDKSVKIKQETAFPKGESSKFTITGSGEFDMQIRHPYWVKEGEFKVIVNGDTVVKKSTPSSYVSAGKSWKSGDVVEVLYPMYTHVEDLPGVTDYVALLHGPIVLSAKTGTANLNGLVADDGRWSHIASGALESLDQAPMLASKKEDIPSKVEPVKGEPLHFKAPYLFAKQKDANLLLQPFYEVHDARYMMYWMVLTDPSILARLEKEQKEALALDEKTVDKVAPGEQQPEVDHKMKIENSTSGTHQGEFYRDAGKCSGGDGGLISYEFETNSEDSLSLMVRYWGNEGCTREFDISIDGEKLVTETISNRWKKDEFVNVTYPIPDKMVKGKKIVRISFSASSGMVGGIYSVRLLRNKPKPQPVSIKPVAAANQGFRVRATSQTLQIESNLPLAKTTSVKIYSMDGRLKLSQMLSAGANNFTVDIAGLKNGNYIVRLYEGGLVRGYTLFNKNGL; encoded by the coding sequence ATGAATTTCGGATGGTTTGGTAAACGTGTTCGCACGGCTCTTGCTTTGACGGGGCTTGCGTGCGGTCTCGGATTTTCACAGGATTTGCTGTACCCTGACATGTTCGCGTTGTCGGATGTACAGCTTTTGGATGGCGTTTTGAAGGAACGTCAGGACTTGAACGTCGAAACGCTCCTCAGCTACGATGTGGACCGCTTGCTGGCGCCTTTTTACGAAGAAGCAGGCATGCGCCCCAAGGCGAGCAAGTTCCCGAACTGGGCGGGCCTCGACGGCCACGTGCTTGGGCATTATCTGAGTGCCTTGGCCATGCATTATGCCGATAACGATGACGTCCAAGTCAAGGAACGTCTCGAATACATCTTGAAAGAACTCAAGACGATTCAGGACCAGAATTCCAAGGACAACAATTTCAAGGGCTATATCAGTGGCGTTCCCAACGGCAAAAAGATGTGGCTTAGCATGAAGAGTGGCAATGCGGGCGCCCAGAACGGCTATTGGGTGCCGTGGTACAATATCCACAAGCTTTATGCGGGCCTCCGCGATGCTTACGTTTATGCGGGCTACGAACAGGCAAAGACGATGTTCTTGGCGCTTTGCGACTGGGGCATTACGATTACGAACGGCCTGAACGATTCCAAGATGCAACAGATGCTCGGTACGGAACACGGTGGCATGCCCGAAGTCTATGCGGACGCTTACTATCTCACGAAAAACGAGAAGTACCTGAATGCGGCCAAGAAGTGGTCGCACCAGTGGCTTTTGAATCCGATGTCGCAGGGCAATGACAACTTAACGAATGTCCACGCGAATACGCAGGTGCCGAAGGTTGTGGGTTTTGCTCGAATTGCAGAACTCTCGGGCGATGAAAAGTACAAGAAGGGCTCCGATTTCTTCTGGCAGACGGTCGTGAATAAACGCAGTATCGCCATTGGCGGCAACAGCATTTCGGAACATTTCCCGGCGCTCAACAACCATAAAAAATTCATCGAAGAACGTGAAGGACCAGAATCCTGTAATACGTACAACATGCTCAAGTTGACGGAACGTCTGTTCAACATCAAGCACGATGCGCATTACACCGACTTCTACGAACGCGCCCTCTTCAATCACATCCTTTCGACAATCCACCCGACACATGGCGGCTACGTGTACTTTACTCCGGCTCGTCCGCGCCATTACCGCGTGTATTCCAAGGTCAATGCGGGTATGTGGTGCTGCGTGGGTTCGGGCATGGAAAATCCGGCCAAGTACAATCAGTTTATTTATACGAAAGATGGCAATTCGCTTTATGTGAACCTCTTTGCCGCTTCCGTCTTGAACTGGAAAGACAAGAGCGTCAAAATCAAGCAGGAAACCGCCTTCCCGAAGGGCGAAAGTTCCAAGTTTACGATTACCGGTAGCGGTGAATTTGACATGCAGATTCGCCATCCGTACTGGGTCAAGGAAGGGGAATTCAAGGTCATCGTCAATGGCGATACCGTCGTGAAAAAGTCTACGCCGTCGAGCTATGTTTCGGCAGGGAAGTCCTGGAAGTCGGGCGATGTCGTCGAAGTGCTTTACCCGATGTACACGCATGTCGAAGATTTGCCGGGCGTGACCGATTACGTGGCGCTTTTGCATGGTCCGATTGTGCTTTCTGCAAAGACGGGAACGGCGAACCTGAACGGCCTTGTCGCCGATGATGGTCGCTGGAGCCACATTGCCTCCGGTGCGCTGGAATCGCTGGATCAGGCGCCGATGCTTGCAAGCAAAAAAGAAGATATCCCCTCGAAAGTGGAACCCGTGAAGGGCGAACCCTTGCACTTCAAGGCGCCTTACCTCTTCGCAAAGCAAAAAGACGCAAACCTGCTTTTGCAGCCCTTCTACGAAGTGCATGACGCCCGTTACATGATGTACTGGATGGTGCTTACGGACCCGAGCATTCTCGCCCGCCTTGAAAAAGAGCAAAAAGAAGCCTTGGCGCTTGACGAAAAGACTGTCGATAAGGTCGCTCCGGGCGAGCAGCAGCCAGAAGTAGACCACAAGATGAAAATCGAAAATTCCACTTCGGGCACGCACCAAGGTGAATTCTACCGCGATGCTGGTAAGTGCTCCGGCGGCGATGGCGGTCTCATCAGCTACGAATTCGAGACGAATAGCGAAGATTCCTTGAGTCTCATGGTGCGCTACTGGGGCAACGAAGGATGCACTCGCGAATTCGATATTTCCATTGACGGCGAAAAGCTCGTGACCGAAACGATTTCGAACCGCTGGAAAAAAGATGAATTCGTGAATGTCACGTACCCGATTCCGGATAAAATGGTGAAGGGCAAAAAGATTGTGCGTATCTCCTTCTCGGCAAGCTCTGGAATGGTTGGCGGCATCTATAGCGTGCGCCTTCTCCGCAACAAGCCAAAGCCACAACCAGTAAGTATCAAGCCTGTTGCCGCCGCAAATCAGGGATTCCGCGTGCGTGCCACTTCGCAGACTCTCCAAATCGAATCGAACCTCCCGCTTGCAAAAACGACAAGCGTGAAAATCTACTCGATGGATGGGCGCCTGAAACTTTCGCAGATGCTCTCCGCCGGTGCAAACAACTTCACGGTTGATATTGCGGGCCTCAAGAACGGCAATTACATTGTACGTCTTTACGAAGGCGGCCTCGTTCGCGGCTACACGCTATTCAACAAAAACGGCTTATAA